The Salvelinus namaycush isolate Seneca chromosome 31, SaNama_1.0, whole genome shotgun sequence genomic interval TAAAAAGTAAGGGGAAACACTTTCCTAATTACACCGACTAGTATATAAAACTTTAATGTGCAAGCATGAATAACCATGTTGCTATAAACTTGTGACTGTGTAAGCAGAATGTTTACTGGCTACAAATGAACCATTTAACATAAGTGTAATCACAATACCCAGCATTAGATCTGTCAGGCTGGTATCTCTAGTTGCTCACATACTGTACAAGGCAGACAGAGCCATTTATGACGTGAAATGAACAATCTTCTTCTGTTTGTATTTGCAAAGCAGGTGAGGAAAAAAAGTCAATCAGATGTGGTGACGATTAATTTTCAGTACAACCAACACTATGAGAACAGAAAAGAAAAACAACAAGAATACGCACATGAACACAGGTCGCAAATGAAAATTATTGCTGCTTTTATTGTTCCATTGTACCATTACAGTATGGATGTATCACTGTGGCTGTTATTTCTTCTGGTTTAGATCAAACATGGCATATCTATCAACTTTCATCAGgcctgaaaaatatatatttttggaagTGTGTGCAGTATACAAAAAGAAACAAAGCCTCTCCCAGGAAATACAGCAGTTGGGCCAAAGTCTACTATTATATAAAAGGTATCGAGTTTGTTTTTGAAAAAGGCATGCTTTGCTATATTACCAACCCTACAGTTTACTCAAATCCTTTCTGTCCATTTGGGTACAACTGGTAGAAATCAGGAAAGTTTCAGAGGTGTTCATAAAGCACTTATTAATAGACACAAGATTCAGAGTTGAGTTTGGTGTTTCGGTGCAAAGAGGTTACCCAATGATCATTCTATATTCCTGTGTAGGAATGACTTTAGGCTATTTCAAATCTGCACTCTCTCATGTCACTGGTCTGTGAATATCACCCACCCCGTACGGGCACCGTTCAAGtgttctatctctctgtccacaTCAGGCTTTGCTTCTTCCTTTCTAACTCTCAGAAAGGTTTGACTGCGTTTGTCCCTTTCGCCGGCCGGGGCTAAGGTTTGTATAGTCACCACTGTCACACacggacaacacacacacacagaacacagacggCAAGTGGAGGAAGCGAGGCGTAAatcaagagagacagaggatggatggacagagggaCTAGCGCTGAGAGCGGCGATGTACCCTTTTAGCCTCGGCCCGGTTGGCGGGCTCATCCTGGGCGTAGCGGGATGGAGTGTCCGTCAGGTACACCTCCACGTCGTCAGGCACTTCTTCCAGAAAGTTGGAGGGGACAAGGCCACGGTGGCCATTGATTtcaccctgcagagagaggagaggagggtgcaCTGGGGATGAGAACCATGGCTAGACCCATTGAACTCTGATGGTCAAACCTGAGGGAAAGAGCCCTCTCCTGGGCAAAAGGACATACTATGTGTATGAGCAGGCAGTTGAGCCAATGGTATTTCTTAAAAATGCAGAACTAAAACATCTGACTTTTACAACCTTTGCCCTATGTAACAATGCTACTAGTAACATCACGGAACCCAGAAAAGAGGCATACTCACATAGTAGAACCCGTCTTCATCAATCTCTCCAAATACAGCGAGGATGTCACCAGCACAGAAAGTCAACTCAGCCTATCAGGAAACAGAGACGTCATTTATACCCTTACAAGGTCTGTCTATCTAGTTacatgtatgtacagtgtgtgtgtatgtacagtgtgtgtgtgtgtgtgtgtgtgtgtgtgtgtgtgtgtgtgtgtgtgtgtgtgtgtgtgtgtgtgtgtgtgtgtgtgtgtgtgtgtgtgtgtgtgtgtgtgtgtgtgtgtgtcaataccTCCACGTCCACGTTGGGGGAACTCTCTCTGGGGTCATAATCATAGAGGGCCACCATCCTCCTGGTGGCCTGGTGCTGGCAGAGGCCTCGTCTGTCCTGCCCTGTGAGAGGAAACAAGAGGACACGCCAGGACAGGAGGTGATATAGTGACAGATGTATATGTGGTGTCATAGAGAGATACGTGTGCCCTGCCCAGTATGTTACCTAGAAAAATATGAAATGGGTACAGTCAAAATGGCTACCAGTCCACCCGTTATGgaatcattgacttgaatgaggATGTCTGTTCTACTCCTTATAGTTCTGTGGTTACCTATTCCAACTTTATCCACTGGTGTGTTGAGTGGGAGGAAGCCCTGCTTGATGAGCTGGTCCATGGTCTCCTCATCCTCAGCCCTGATCTCTGACACCATGTTGCAGGGCAGGAGCCCCATCCTGCCTCCCCTGATCTCCCCTCGGTAGAAACCATCAGTGTCCTTATCACCATATAcctggaaagagagagtgagagtgaacgAGCGAGCGAGAAACAGAAAGcaagggagagtgagaggggagggagagagagaaaaatggaaCAAGAGTGATTGGGAGCAAAACGAAACAGATGGCAGAAGGACAAGTCTATTTTCAATTATGTTTTATATTGTACCTCATTGTTTTCAAACACAAGCACAATATATCTCCTCGCATGGCCTAGCCCTGTGTGTGACACCCACCCTGATGATCTGGCCCTCTTTAAAGGGCAGTTCCTCATCTGCTGCGTCCGGGTTGGGAGACATGGACAGGGGGTCGTAGTCAAACAGAGCCACGAAGATACGGACTGATTCTTCAGGTTCTGACTCATCGTAGTTAGTAGGGGAGCAGCGTTCCCTGTCCCTGTATCCCTCTTAAACACGGGCGAGAAAGAGAACACATCCACCGGCAtctcaatatacagttgaagttggaagtttacatacacttaggttggagtcattaaaactagtttttcaaccactccacacatttcttgttaacaaactatagttttagcaagtcagttaggacatctactttgtgcatgacacaagtaatttttccaacaattgtttacagacagattatttcacttataactcactgtgtcagaattccagtgggtcagaagtttacatacactaagttgactgtgcctttaaacagcatggaaaattccagaaaatgatgtcatggctttagaagcttctgatagtctaattgacatcatttgagtcaattggaggtgcacctgtggatgtatgtcaaggcctaccttcaaactcagtgcctctttgcttgacgtcatggaaaaatctaaataaatcagccaagaccttagaaaaaaaatggtagacctccacaagtctggttcatccttgggagcaatttccaaacgtctgaaggtaccacgttcatctgtacaaacaatagtacacaagtataaacaccatgagaccatgcagccgtcatactgctgaggaaggagacgcgttctgtctcctagagatgaacgtactttggtgcgaaaagtgcaaatcaatccctgaacaacagcaaaggaccttgtgaagatactggaggaaacaggtacaaaagtatctatatccacagtaaaacgagtcctatatcgacataacctgaaaggatgctcagcaaggaagaagccactgctccaaaaccgccataaaaaaatccagactgcggttcgcaactgcacatggagacaaagatcgtactttttggagaaatgtcctctggtctgatgaaacaaaaatagaactgtttggccataatgaccatctttatgtttggaggaaaaagggggatgcttgcaagccgaagaacaccatcccaactttgAAGCACAGGGGGTGGCGACATCGtgttgtgcacttcacaaaattaatggcatcatgaggtaggaaaatgatgtggatatattgaagcaacatctcaagacatcagtcaggaagttaaagcttggtcgcaaatgggtctttcaaatgggcaatgaccccaagcatacttctaaagttgttgcaaaatggcttaagaacaacaaagtcaaggtattggagtggccatcacaaagccctgacctcaatcctacagaaaatttgtgggcagaactgaaaaagcgtgtgtgagcaaggaggcctacacacctgactcaattacaccagctctgtcaggaggaatgggccaaaattcacccaacttattgtggaaagcttgtggaaggctacctgaaacatttgacccaagttaaacaatttaaaggcaaggctaccaaatactaattgagtgtatgtaaacttctgacccactgggaatgtgatgaaagaaataaaagttgaaagaaataattctctctactattattctgacatttcacattcttaaagtaaagtggtgatcctaactgacctaagactgtaattttgactaggattaaatgtcaggaattgtgaaaaactgagtttaaaagtatttggctaaggtgtatgtaaacttccgacttcaactataggtCCACTAGGATCCACTACAGTTGTAATGGGTCACAGTCTATGGCATTATGTTACATTGATTCTGGATTCATATCTATAGCATGAGAGAAACCACACTTCATTTTGTAGTGTGCAAGCAGAATTCTGTTGTCAATCCATCAATTGGTCCCAGTATCAGCACAGAGACAAGAGTAaataatgtaataatgtaatgtaatgtacatCAATTTGACACCACATATGAACTTATGGCCAGGTTACAGATGGATAGAGATTGGAGAGCAAACCAGACGTGATGGGTTACACCAACATGGTTGACAAAAACACTatgacacgcacgcacgcacgcacgcacgcacgcacgcacgcgcgcacacacacacacacacacacacacacacacacacacacacacacacacacacacacacacacacacacacacacacacacacacacacacacacacacagaaaggagCACATATACTACAAGACTCTGAGTTAAACATGCATACTGCTGAACCCTGACGTAGTGGTACTGATCTGACTATTGTATTAGGCTCCACTAAAGTACAGTGGGCCTACAGTTTGTCCAAAGAAAACTCTGTCTGTCCTTTAGTTGACTCCTTGCTTAGAAACGATAAAATAAATCAGGCCATCAGCATAGTGAACATATGGAAACCCAAAGAAACTGATAAATATGTATTTCTATGTAAGATGTAATAGGACCATTTTAGTAGAACTTTCTGTAACAATTATTGAGTTCTCAGCAAGGACAGCGATGCTATATAATTCTTCAATAACCCTGACTCCTTCCACCCAGTCATGCATAGTAACCCCAGTAAAGGTGTGGTGGGTGGGGTTAAATTGAGAGGGGGAAGGGTTTAGCAGGCATCTGATGGAGTTCAGTgcaagggagggaggggagaagcaTAATTTGAGCAGCAGTCATTCCAATCCGCAACAGTCGGCGGCCATCTTTGGCCCAGTGTGGCTCAGCAAGCTGCCATATTGGTGCAGTGCAGTGGATCATGCTAGGCGTTCTGAGACATATTAAGGCAGTCGTTGGCATCACTACTCTTCTCTCGCCTAGCGTTGGTGGCTTTTGGCTGTGCTTTGGTGAAGGAGCGAGGGATAAACCACAGCACGTACCATTATAGGAAGGCGTGATGCCTGTGGGGCGTCGGCGGGACGACCACGTCCTGTGCCGTGCTACACTGCCATAGTAAACATCTTCCGTGACGGGGGAGAAGTTCCCATCACTGTTACTCTCTGTGGTTATCTCTACAGGAAACACCAATCAGACGTTGGTGGTTAAAGCGCGAATGCTACTCATTGGTTGGTTGGTTCGGAGGTCTCTTCCTGGcataacctttgataatcttaaCATATTGCTGGCCATAAACAGAGAGCTCAAAAGCAGTTCTTAATAATTGAAATATTCAGCTACATTTGTTATGGTGAAATACGTGTTTGTGTACCTTGTCACCGTTGCAGCCAGGGAACGTTCTAGTAGCTGATAATACTGTACATTGACTGATGTCTATAAGTAAGCTGTCAGTACTGTGAAGGCATGAGCATGGTTCAAAGACACAGAGGTGATCTGTACACAGAGAAGCTCATGGAGGATTAAAACAGGAAGCAGAACATCTACTAGGGCACAGAGAACATCaatgcacaaaaacaataatcTTCTCTGGGGTAATGTGACCCGACTGACCAATGGAGGGCACCATAAGAGGGTGTCTCTGGGGCTGCGGACCATCCCGGGGCATTCTTCTCCCCGTCTCCCGATCCAGCCGACCCCCAGAGGGGGTGTTACCAATCTTAAAAAGATCACACATAAAAAAATCTAGCAAAATGACTTCCAATGACTATTGCTACAAATAAAAGATCAAACAATCAAACAAGATCGAGGAAGTATTCTAATGTAGACACATGGCTGGACACAGGGGCCATATCATCCAACTGTGATAAAGGGGTTTTGCGTACTTTTTCCATTGTACAAGTGGTAATCAGAACCAAATCAGTTTACTCGATTTTAATATTTAACATTTCAATGTTAAGCTTTGATGAGAGACTACATGAGTGGTATTCCTACCTTGAGTGCATTGTGGGAGTTGCGTCGTCGTCCCTCCTCCAGCTGCATTTCAGAGTAgagctcctcctcatcctcttccatGATGTCAGAAAGGTCAGAGCCCCGGCTGCTATCACTGTGGTACTCCTCACTGTGGCTGTAGtgggcctgacacacacacacacacacacacacacacacacacacacacacacacacacacacacacacacacacacacacacacacacacacacacacacacacacacacacacacacacacacagacacacacacacacacacacataaatgtgTGAAATCATACTAGGATAACCAGCACCTGGGCAAAACCATTGGATGTGAATATGTACCCTATTTAATTTTGTCTTTACCGGCCTGCCCAGCTCGGACCCTCTGAGGAATTCATCTACTGAGGCCCCCTGTCTCCTGCGGCCGTGACCATacccttcctcatcctcctcttcctcatctgagTTCTGTTGGTGGAAGGCCTGGCCCTGATCATTGTAGACAACTCTCCTCTCCATCTAACACAATCCATAGGCAGACATTTGTAACTTCAACAAACAAATGATCAGACTAGAGCTTTAACCAGGGCTACATTGATTGGCTTTATGTATGAATGACTCACTCTGCCACTCTCTGCAGCCACCCTCTGTGCTGCCTCGCGGGCGATGGCTTTGGCCATTTGGTCTGGGATGGGGGTGCCCCTGGGCTGTGGCAGGATCCTCTGGGGGGAGGGCGAGCGGTGGTTGGCAGAAAGGGGCGCCTCCAGGGTGTGCCCGTACATGGGGGCAGGAGGAGGCTGGGCGGAGGGGGAGCGGGTACGGTCCCAGGGCTGGCTTGGGACGCCCCCATGCTGGACCACCTGCTCTTTGGCTTCCAGGTCTCTGGCACTTACTGGTCTCTGGTGGAgctgggggggtgggtggggcaGCAGGGGTAGGCGGTGCTGGGGAATTGTATGCGGAGGATGAGGCTGGAGGTGCAAAGGCTGTGGAGGACCACCAGGGTGAGCGGGTTGAGGCTGTCGGTGAGGCTGGAGAACAAGATGAGGGGGCAGGGGTTGGAGGTGTGGCTGGGTTTGAGGATTGTGGTTAGGGAAGGGTTGTCTGTGAGGCAGGGGTGAGGGAGGCTGGAGGTGAGGCGGGGGTAGTTGGGGGTGGGGGAGGTGAGGTGATtggaggtggggtgggggggcgTGGGAGTGAGGTGGAGGGGGCCCTGCGTGTGGTTGCTGAGGGGGCACAGGGGCAGGGTGAGGAGGCGGCAACAGTAGGTTGTTTGGAATCGGGGCAACGTGGGAGTCCTGGGACTCTCCCTGTGCTGATAACGTCCTGACGATGACCTCCCTGGCCTCCAGACACTGGATCCTGGTCAGCTCCACTGTTACATAGTCAGCCAGAGGGTACAACACCTCCGCTATCTGACAggaaacacaatacacacacctcGGGTTGGACACAGTTGACATTCAGTTCATTGTTGCATTCCTTTCAACTGCTTTTCAACTGCATTGCTCTTAAATTCAGAGCAACGTCCACTAGTATAGACCGTTTGCCTAATACAGACCCTGTGCAACTCTACAAAGGGAGGATGTCCATATGTAATGTTCAccagcagagggagtgagagtgcTTTCTAGGGTTTTCACAGGCCCTTGTATATAGAGAATACTAGCACTGACAGTGAGAGCTGTCTAGGTAGCACTGCTGAGCACTAAAGCCAGCGGTGATGTAATgacacaattacacacacataTCACATACTTTAACACTCTTTAACACTCACTCTCACATACTTCGCTGTCACTTGGGGTATACCCTTACTCACCTTCTGTCCTTTGGCACACAGTTACTGACTCACCTTTTGTCCTTTAGTGCAGACTGCATATCCGATGACGCTGGCTCCATTGGAGGTTCCACTGGGTGAGAGGATAGGGGGCTTCCAGTGCACCTGCATGACCCCTGGTGCCTGGCCACACTGCACCTGCACCTCCTGAGGTGGTAATGGGGGGCCTGGAGGGGGGGTGACACGTTAGATACTATCTACATAGGTTTTACACACAAACGGTGAGGGAGTGGAGGTGAGTGGAGCATTCATGAGTGCTGTTACTTGTTTCATCCTATCTCTTTTTTGTTGTGAAATTA includes:
- the LOC120026447 gene encoding RIMS-binding protein 2-like yields the protein MREAAERRQQLDEEHEQALAALTTKQQKIHLLHKAQVEAEREHEGAVHLLEAKVRDLEQKCRSQTKKFGQLSKSLEDFRLEADTVDIFSTEPFSKQKIPLSLENKLSQILNGLAVQAGKGNESSANTPLISKFLRPLQIGDRDRPELLSVNPTTVTTSCPSSPQRATPSEMEDEVSPAPRSKPRYTGTVRLCTARYSYNPYDGPNEHPEAELPLVAGKYLYVYGTMDDDGFYQGELLDGQRGLVPSNFVEFVQDKEKPSIQLGDGEEDLGSLDHITLGLMGVDGGAPRDGLLGSSNPLGPCSNGTGPLDPEDLVDDIVPYPRRITLIKQLARSVIVAWEPPMVPLGWGKISCYNVLVDGEVRASIPYGDRTKSLLEKLDLDTYTHRVSVQSVTDRGLSDELRCTLMVGANVVVAPYGLRVDDILRNSAELSWLPSNSNYGHTVFLDGAEHAMVKPGRYRLRFVNLKAMTVYKVRVVARPHQVPWQLLMEQREKKEAAVEFCTQAAGPGPYSRSGPPLPPQEVQVQCGQAPGVMQVHWKPPILSPSGTSNGASVIGYAVCTKGQKIAEVLYPLADYVTVELTRIQCLEAREVIVRTLSAQGESQDSHVAPIPNNLLLPPPHPAPVPPQQPHAGPPPPHSHAPPPHLQSPHLPHPQLPPPHLQPPSPLPHRQPFPNHNPQTQPHLQPLPPHLVLQPHRQPQPAHPGGPPQPLHLQPHPPHTIPQHRLPLLPHPPPQLHQRPVSARDLEAKEQVVQHGGVPSQPWDRTRSPSAQPPPAPMYGHTLEAPLSANHRSPSPQRILPQPRGTPIPDQMAKAIAREAAQRVAAESGRMERRVVYNDQGQAFHQQNSDEEEEDEEGYGHGRRRQGASVDEFLRGSELGRPAHYSHSEEYHSDSSRGSDLSDIMEEDEEELYSEMQLEEGRRRNSHNALKIGNTPSGGRLDRETGRRMPRDGPQPQRHPLMVPSIEGYRDRERCSPTNYDESEPEESVRIFVALFDYDPLSMSPNPDAADEELPFKEGQIIRVYGDKDTDGFYRGEIRGGRMGLLPCNMVSEIRAEDEETMDQLIKQGFLPLNTPVDKVGIGQDRRGLCQHQATRRMVALYDYDPRESSPNVDVEAELTFCAGDILAVFGEIDEDGFYYGEINGHRGLVPSNFLEEVPDDVEVYLTDTPSRYAQDEPANRAEAKRVTTDTTESTVPPVRAASPMVRPVCPPGTMRPISPTRGPRDLRDNKKKKGLLSKGKKLLKRLSPVK